Sequence from the Ficedula albicollis isolate OC2 unplaced genomic scaffold, FicAlb1.5 N01014, whole genome shotgun sequence genome:
CGGCACCGGAGAAGGGCAGCGTCACCTCCCGCCCGGCCACTGTCACCTCCCCTGGGGGCGACAGCAGTGGCACCATGGGGTGGCCACCGGGATGTCACCCACCGCCGAGGGGACGAGGGGGATGGGCACAGCGACGAGACCCTGCGCTGCCACAACCCCGGGGGCGCGGGGGTGACCCCggccctgcccaggtgtgtcacctgtgccGTGCAGCCGGGCCGTGCTGCGGCCGGTGGTGACAGTGACGctgcggggacagcccggggacaggcTGCTGGCGCAGGGCTCGGGCTCGgctgtgacccccccccccccccccccccccccccccccccccccccccccccccccccccccccccccccccccccccccccccccccccccccccccccccccccccccccccccccccccccccccccccccccccccccccccccccccccccccccccccccccccccccccccccccccccccccccccccccccccccccccccccccccccccccccccccccccccccccccccccccccccccccccccccccccccccccccccccccccccccccccccccccccccccccccccccccccccccccccccccccccccccccccccccccccccccccccccccccccccccccccccccccccccccccccccccccccccccccccccccccccccccccccccccccccccccccccccccccccccccccccccccccccccccccccccccccccccccccccccccccccccccccccccccccccccccccccccccccccccccccccccccccccccccccccccccccccccccccccccccccccccccccccccccccccccccccccccccccccccccccccccccccccccccccccccccccccccccccccccccccccccccccccccccccccccccccccccccccccccccccccccccccccccccccccccccccccccccccccccccccccccccccccccccccccccccccccccccccccccccccccccccccccccccccccccccccccccccccccccccccccccccccccccccccccccccccccccccccccccccccccccccccccccccccccccccccccccccccccccccccccccccccccccccccccccccccccccccccccccccccccccccccccccccccccccccccccccccccccccccccccccccccccccccccccccccccccccccccccccccccccccccccccccccccccccccccccccccccccccccccccccccccccccccccccccccccccccccccccccccccccccccccccccccccccccccccccccccccccccccccccccccccccccccccccccccccccccccccccccccccccccccccccccccccccccccccccccccccccccccccccccccccccccccccccccccccccccccccccccccccccccccccccccccccccccccccccccccccccccccccccccccccccccccccccccccccccccccccccccccccccccccccccccccccccccccccccccccccccccccccccccccccccccccccccccccccccccccccccccccccccccccccccccccccccccccccccccccccccccccccccccccccccccccccccccccccccccccccccccccccccccccccccccccccccccccccccccccccccccccccccccccccccccccccccccccccccccccccccccccccccccccccccccccccccccccccccccccccccccccccccccccccccccccccccccccccccccccccccccccccccccccccccccccccccccccccccccccccccccccccccccccccccccccccccccccccccccccccccccccccccccccccccccccccccccccccccccccccccccccccccccccccccccccccccccccccccccccccccccccccccccccccccccccccccccccccccccccccccccccccccccccccccccccccccccccccccccccccccccccccccccccccccccccccccccccccccccccccccccccccccccccccccccccccccccccccccccccccccccccccccccccccccccccccccccccccccccccccccccccccccccccccccccccccccccccccccccccccccccccccccccccccccccccccccccccccccccccccccccccccccccccccccccccccccccccccccccccccccccccccccccccccccccccccccccccccccccccccccccccccccccccccccccccccccccccccccccccccccccccccccccccccccccccccccccccccccccccccccccccccccccccccccccccccccccccccccccccccccccccccccccccccccccccccccccccccccccccccccccccccccccccccccccccccccccccccccccccccccccccccccccccccccccccccccccccccccccccccccccccccccccccccccccccccccccccccccccccccccccccccccccccccccccccccccccccccccccccccccccccccccccccccccccccccccccccccccccccccccccccccccccccccccccccccccccccccccccccccccccccccccccccccccccccccccccccccccccccccccccccccccccccccccccccccccccccccccccccccccccccccccccccccccccccccccccccccccccccccccccccccccccccccccccccccccccccccccccccccccccccccccccccccccccccccccccccccccccccccccccccccccccccccccccccccccccccccccccccccccccccccccccccccccccccccccccccccccccccccccccccccccccccccccccccccccccccccccccccccccccccccccccccccccccccccccccccccccccccccccccccccccccccccccccccccccccccccccccccccccccccccccccccccccccccccccccccccccccccccccccccccccccccccccccccccccccccccccccccccccccccccccccccccccccccccccccccccccccccccccccccccccccccccccccccccccccccccccccccccccccccccccccccccccccccccccccccccccccccccccccccccccccccccccccccccccccccccccccccccccccccccccccccccccccccccccccccccccccccccccccccccccccccccccccccccccccccccccccccccccccccccccccccccccccccccccccccccccccccccccccccccccccccccccccccccccccccccccccccccccccccccccccccccccccccccccccccccccccccagtccctgtccctcaggcagggtgggcacatgggggtgtccctgtcccccaggcAGGGCGGGGACATGggcgtgtccctgtcccccagctggacagggggtggcactgggcgGGTGGCACTCACCCGCAGGGTCGTCGGTGTAGGTGCCACAGAGCCCCCAGGTGGCACCGCGCAGCTCGGGCTCcgctgtcactgtcaccgcCAGGTGCCCGTCCCAGGCCACCCGCACGCCCAGGCTGCTGGCCACGGCCACCCAGTCACCTGGCCAGGTGACACCGAGCCCTGCGcgaggggaggggacaggatgAGCGCGGGGATTCCGGTGACAGGTCGCCATGTCCTGGCGCTTCCCGGTGCCACTGGGGGCTCATCCCGCCCCCGCCCCAGGCTGGTGGCCTCGGGGACCTCACCTTTGTGCAGGTAGGGGCGCCCCTGCGGCAGCGCGGCCCCGTTCACCGACACGTTCTGTCCCTCGGCCACCACCGTGTCCGTCCCGAAGGTCATGCGCAGCACCTGCGGGGTGCCTGCGGGGGGGGGACACCCGGGCGTGTCACGGTCACCAGGGACGGACCCGCGGCTGTGCCACCGCAGgtcccatcccaaaccccatcccGCGGCAGCGCGGCCCCGTTCACCGACACGTTCTGTCCCTCGGCCACCACCGTGTCCGTCCCGAAGGTCATGCGCAGCACCTGCGGGGTGGGGGACACTCGGGCGTGTCACGGTCACCAGGGACGGACCCNNNNNNNNNNNNNNNNNNNNNNNNNNNNNNNNNNNNNNNNNNNNNNNNNNNNNNNNNNNNNNNNNNNNNNNNNNNNNNNNNNNNNNNNNNNNNNNNNNNNNNNNNNNNNNNNNNNNNNNNNNNNNNNNNNNNNNNNNNNNNNNNNNNNNNNNNNNNNNNNNNNNNNNNNNNNNNNNNNNNNNNNNNNNNNNNNNNNNNNNNNNNNNNNNNNNNNNNNNNNNNNNNNNNNNNNNNNNNNNNNNNNNNNNNNNNNNNNNNNNNNNNNNNNNNNNNNNNNNNNNNNNNNNNNNNNNNNNNNNNNNNNNNNNNNNNNNNNNNNNNNNNNNNNNNNNNNNNNNNNNNNNNNNNNNNNNNNNNNNNNNNNNNNNNNNNNNNNNNNNNNNNNNNNNNNNNNNNNNNNNNNNNNNNNNNNNNNNNNNNNNNNNNNNNNNNNNNNNNNNNNNNNNNNNNNNNNNNNNNNNNNNNNNNNNNNNNNNNNNNNNNNNNNNNNNNNNNNNNNNNNNNNNNNNNNNNNNNNNNNNNNNNNNNNNNNNNNNNNNNNNNNNNNNNNNNNNNNNNNNNNNNNNNNNNNNNNNNNNNNNNNNNNNNNNNNNNNNNNNNNNNNNNNNNNNNNNNNNNNNNNNNNNNNNNNNNNNNNNNNNNNNNNNNNNNNNNNNNNNNNNNNNNNNNNNNNNNNNNNNNNNNNNNNNNNNNNNNNNNNNNNNNNNNNNNNNNNNNNNNNNNNNNNNNNNNNNNNNNNNNNNNNNNNNNNNNNNNNNNNNNNNNNNNNNNNNNNNNNNNNNNNNNNNNNNNNNNNNNNNNNNNNNNNNNNNNNNNNNNNNNNNNNNNNNNNNNNNNNNNNNNNNNNNNNNNNNNNNNNNNNNNNNNNNNNNNNNNNNNNNNNNNNNNNNNNNNNNNNNNNNNNNNNNNNNNNNNNNNNNNNNNNNNNNNNNNNNNNNNNNNNNNNNNNNNNNNNNNNNNNNNNNNNNNNNNNNNNNNNNNNNNNNNNNNNNNNNNNNNNNNNNNNNNNNNN
This genomic interval carries:
- the LOC101805776 gene encoding SCO-spondin-like; this translates as VLRMTFGTDTVVAEGQNVSVNGAALPRDGVWDGTCGGTAAGTPQVLRMTFGTDTVVAEGQNVSVNGAALPQGRPYLHKGLGVTWPGDWVAVASSLGVRVAWDGHLAVTVTAEPELRGATWGLCGTYTDDPA